The Burkholderia lata genome contains a region encoding:
- a CDS encoding thioredoxin family protein → MLPAGVDPAAFNTFDMQALDAGTFDAAIDGAGDALAVVFFWGVDCFNCEIAKKAMLAQPDAIRALDLKWFHCNVYEHHQLGRRFGLHGVPTWFFFHRGKRLGRATGWHGLAQFQAAVSAARAKIAASGGDPSDGDPLAGGD, encoded by the coding sequence ATGCTGCCCGCCGGCGTCGATCCGGCCGCGTTCAACACGTTCGACATGCAGGCGCTGGACGCCGGCACGTTCGACGCGGCGATCGACGGTGCGGGCGACGCGCTCGCGGTGGTGTTCTTCTGGGGCGTCGACTGCTTCAACTGCGAGATCGCGAAGAAGGCGATGCTCGCCCAGCCCGACGCGATCCGCGCGCTGGACCTGAAGTGGTTCCATTGCAACGTGTACGAACACCATCAGCTGGGGCGCCGCTTCGGGCTGCACGGCGTGCCGACGTGGTTCTTCTTCCACCGCGGCAAGCGGCTGGGTCGTGCGACGGGCTGGCATGGCCTCGCGCAGTTCCAGGCAGCGGTTTCGGCGGCACGCGCGAAAATCGCCGCGTCGGGCGGCGATCCGTCGGACGGCGATCCGCTAGCCGGAGGCGATTGA